The genomic segment TTGAAGATGAAGACACAGGCGAAGTTTGCTACACCAATGTGGCGTGTCGCTTAATGGATGTGGAGACATGTCGCTGCACGCAATATCAAATGCGCACCTTCTTGGTGCCTGATTGTGTGGAACTTTTACCCCGCAATTTAGAGAATCTCCATTGGTTACCCTCAACTTGTGCCTATCGCCTGTTGCGCGATGGTAAAGACCTGCCTGAGTGGCACCCTTTGCTAAGCGGTGACCCACAAAGTGCGGTCAAGGCCGGAAAGTCCGTTGTGGGGAAATTTATCTCTGAAGACAATGTGGATGGCGATCTGGAAGACTACATCGTTCATTGGCCTGAGTAGGCCCGTTTGGATT from the Candidatus Terasakiella magnetica genome contains:
- a CDS encoding YcgN family cysteine cluster protein, which encodes MSEQPFWKSKKLSDMSLEEWESLCDSCGKCCLHKLEDEDTGEVCYTNVACRLMDVETCRCTQYQMRTFLVPDCVELLPRNLENLHWLPSTCAYRLLRDGKDLPEWHPLLSGDPQSAVKAGKSVVGKFISEDNVDGDLEDYIVHWPE